From the Cryptomeria japonica chromosome 2, Sugi_1.0, whole genome shotgun sequence genome, one window contains:
- the LOC131870390 gene encoding secreted RxLR effector protein 161-like yields MEDYHPISTPMVKRCKLSKEDESSSINKTYYRSMIGNLLYVTTTRLDIMQAVGYVARFLATPKDTHVQAVKRTFKYLKGTLNFGLWYPKCSDFTLATYCDVDWGGSVDDKKSTSGGAFFLGGCLVS; encoded by the coding sequence ATGGAAGACTACCatccaataagtactcctatggtgaaaaGGTGTAAGCTTAGTAAAGAGGATGAATCTTCGAGTATAAATAAAACTTATTACAGGTCCATGATAGGAAATTTGCTTTATGTTACAActactagacttgatattatgcaaGCAGTTGGATATGTTGCTAGGTTTCTGGCTACACCTAAAGACACTCATGTGCAAGCAGTAAAGAGGACCTTTAAGTATCTCAAGGGTACATTGAactttggcttatggtatcctaaatgtTCAGATTTTACACTAGCAACTTATTGTGATGTAGATTGGGGAGGTTcagtagatgacaaaaagagcacgagtggtggtgctttctttcttggtgGTTGTCTTGTTTCCTAG